A DNA window from Streptomyces parvus contains the following coding sequences:
- a CDS encoding response regulator transcription factor: MIRVLVADDEPLIRAGIRMILTSADDIDVVAEAGDGREAVEKARGGGVNVALLDIQMPVMDGLTALVQLGRAAPKVRVLILTTFGERDNVLRTLGHGGAGFLLKDSAPDELIQAVRAAAAGNAYLSPAATRHVADVLSATGATTRGEAARRRLDGLTTREREVLALLGEGLSNADAGRRLHMSEATVKTYVSRILTKLDCDNRVQAALLARDAGLQPGGIQPGGH, from the coding sequence GTGATCCGGGTCCTCGTCGCCGACGACGAGCCGCTCATCAGGGCCGGCATCAGAATGATCCTCACCTCTGCCGACGACATCGACGTGGTCGCCGAGGCCGGGGACGGCCGCGAGGCGGTGGAGAAGGCCCGGGGCGGCGGGGTCAACGTGGCGCTGCTGGACATCCAGATGCCGGTGATGGACGGGCTGACGGCGCTGGTCCAGCTCGGCCGCGCCGCGCCGAAGGTACGGGTCCTGATCCTCACCACCTTCGGCGAGCGGGACAACGTACTGCGGACGCTCGGCCACGGCGGTGCGGGGTTCCTGCTGAAGGACTCCGCGCCCGACGAGCTGATCCAGGCGGTGCGGGCCGCGGCGGCGGGCAACGCGTATCTCTCACCCGCGGCCACCCGGCATGTGGCGGACGTGCTCTCCGCCACTGGGGCCACCACGCGCGGGGAGGCCGCGCGGCGCCGGCTCGACGGGCTCACCACCCGGGAGCGCGAGGTGCTGGCGCTGCTCGGGGAGGGGCTCTCCAACGCGGACGCGGGGCGGCGGCTGCATATGAGCGAGGCCACGGTGAAGACGTACGTCAGCCGCATCCTCACCAAGCTCGACTGCGACAACCGCGTCCAGGCCGCCCTCCTCGCCCGCGACGCCGGGCTTCAACCGGGGGGAATTCAGCCGGGCGGGCACTGA